One Catharus ustulatus isolate bCatUst1 chromosome 16, bCatUst1.pri.v2, whole genome shotgun sequence genomic window, GGCCGGGAGAGGCGGGACCGGCCGGACCGGGCTGGACCGGGCTGAACCGGGCCGAGATCCCGCGGGACCGGCCGGACCGGGCTGGAGCGGGCCGAGATCCCGGCCGGACCAGGCTGAACCGGTCCGGGATCCCGCGGTACAGGCTGAACCGGGCCGGGAGAGGCGGGACCGACAGTACCGGGCTGAACCGGGCCGGGAGAGGCGGGACCGGCCGGACCGCGCTGAATCGGGCTGAAGCGGGCAGGGAGAGGCGGGACCGGCCGGACCGGGCTGGAGCGGGCCGAGATCCCGCGGTACAGGCTGGACCGGGCCGGGAGAGGCAGTACCGGCCGGACCGGGCCGAACCGGGCCGGGATCCCGCGGTACCGGACCAGGAGAGGCGGTACTGGCCGGACCGGGCTGAACCGGGCCGGAATCCCGCGGTACCGGCCGGACAGGGCCAGGAACACCTCCACTTGCAGGGGATTCCACCCTCTCTGGTCTGTGTCGCAGGGCTCGGTCACTGCACAGCAAAGTTCTGCCTTGTCTGTCTCACCTCCTCCCGGTGGAAGTTCCCGTGCCTGCAGCCTCTTCTCCTATTGCTCAGCACCACCGAGAAGAGCCCAATCCATCTTCTGGACACCCCTTTAGATATTTGTACACATTGGTAAGGCCCCTCTCAGCTGTGTCTCCTCttgaggcagagcagccccagctccctctgcttttcctcGCCAGGGAGATGATCCAGCCCTTCATCATCGTCACAGCCTCTGCTGGACTCGCTCTAgttgtgtgtccctgctgtcctgaggagcccagagctggacacagcactccagatgtgcctctcagggctgagcagagggcaAGCATCtcctccctgacctgctggaaatgccccctgggacacccctgtccTCCTTGGCCCCCAGGACATGCAGTGGTCAGGGACAGCGCGGTGTCCACGAGTGTCCTTGTCCACATCCCCCCgcagagcagtgacagcagacACAGCTGGTTGCACAGGCAGCACGTTTAAtggcccccagcccagccctgtcaggCCACTCCGGGCTGGTACCGGTACCGGTACAGGTGCACGGTCCCGTTGCAGCGCCCGGCCagcagcccggccccgccgctggCCCAGCGGGTCAGTGCCCAGCGCCCCGCAGGGCCCGCGGGCAGCACGGCCGTGCAGCGGCCCCGCAGCAGGTCCCACACGGCCACGGCACCCGACGTCAGCACGGCGGCACCCGCCGTGTCCCACACATCGCCCTCCAGGTACCTGCGGGGACACGAGGgtcagcaggcagcaggggatGGGCAAAACACCACGGCAGAGTTTGTTCAGCTAGCTCAGGGCTCAGGTAATGATTAATAGCAACTGCAGCCGACAGACTGGACTGTTCCTCCAGTGCAACTGGGAAGGGATGAGCCCAAAAAGTCCTCCTGGAGACTCAGAACACACTTGAAAAATGTGTACTCTTAAAAAcgtgttatttaaaaaaaaaaccaccctgcaAGCGTTCGGGATGGACAGGGctggaacaacctggtctagtggaaggtgtccctgtgcagggcatggggtgggactggatggtctttaagctcccttccaacccaaaccattctgcgATTCCATGGCTGTTCAGTAACCAAGACCTTGGTCCACCACCATTCCCACACATCCACCACATTTCCTGTGCAAGGctgaccctgctgtgcctcacAATGCAGGacatgggaaggaaaaggcCACACACACAAACCTGGCAGCATGGAGCCACTGCTCAGCGAGGAgcccagggacacacacacccCCGGGGGACAAAGGCAGAGCCCACacccagccccgtgtccccctggggacagtgaggggctCAGGGTCAGGGAACAGCCCGCTGTGGGAAGTGGGCAGGaagcagcccccagccccggcccccaGCCCACGCACAGGACACAGCCGGATGCAGCCCCTTAtcagcagggctggatccctgccagagctgccctgctctccagggGCTCTCCCAAAGCCCCagaggagccagcccagccctgcccagccccagggactcgcctgcctgcagggccaggggggAGGCAGGAGAACATCACCCCTGCGCTCCGGCCCGAGCGGGGGTTGAAGGCCACCACGCGGAATGCTGGGCTCCCACAGGACTCGCCCTCTTTGGCATGAGGATGGcttaaaacaacaaacaaaaggCCCTgatacagagaaagaaaatacatcactaaaaacaacagcaggaggggaaaaaaacaaagtaattttccaaaaattaaCTGCTACACTCTCTCTAATCATAGCCCCATGAACAGTGATGCATtatttttactgaagaaaacagaaatggttTACTTTCCTTATCAAATTagataaaagcaaaagcagctgctggctgatAAGGGCTGATGCAACGCAGCAGAGTGACAGCTCAGTGACCCGAGGGATTTATGAATTTCTCTTCCTGTTTCAAAAAGCTAAACCTGCCACAGGATGAGGTGACacttcaaaaaacaaaagaagtaaaatttctGGGTCACATTTTAATCCCTGCAAGTTTAAAATGTAACAAGGATTCCATGGAAAGCAGCATAACTGAAAGCAGTAGCTCCCAGAACAGCCACAAACCAGCCTGAAATATCCTGGGATGGATAATCTGTGGAAGACTCTGAAGAGTCTGACTCGAGGCACCATTATTGGACAAGACATTCTTGTCCCAAAAGGTTACATGCCCACTGAAAACAATCAATTCCTTGATAAACCACAAAAATCTATTGGGAATCACAGCATAGGCAGAAGCAAGTGGGGAAAGATGATTAGTATGAATGTTGGTTTTACACAGCTCATTCCCTCAGGCATGTATGTCCAGAGGATGCATTCACAGCGGGTTTCTAATGCTGGCAGCACCCAGTGTGACGTGGAAGAGACTTGCCAAGCACCAGGCCTGGGCAACAGCACTTATGCTTCCCACACACAGCACGCTGCAGCTTTGGAATGCACCAGGATGCATTGCTCCTGCTTTATTAGCACCCTGCAGAAAGCCAGGAGTTGAGGCAGCCAGGGTGGGTTATTTATTCCTCTGTAACCTGTTCACCCTTGAATAATCTGCAGTGTATTGAAACAGAGCTGATAGTTTAACCCCCTCTAGCAACTTCAATCCTTTTTATCCCCATCCCAGTGAGTGCAGCCCATGCATGAACTGTGAATTTTGTGTACCTACAGAGTCAGAATATGCTCGATGGCAGATGGAGGCTGGGTAGGAATAACCAACGTGCATCTTCCTCAGGAGCTGACCTGTTTTCAGATTCCTGCAGTTGGTAAAAACACAAATTCTGACACATTTCTAATCACAGTTACACCCCGTGCAGGACGGACATGGGTTTGGTTCCATGAATGAAGCCAATAGCCAGGAAGGGTGTAGTGAGGATGATACAAAAGCAATggaattccagcagcacagtTCCTTCCCTGGCTGAGTGTGGTGTCTCACTGCAGGCCCTCAGACCATCACCATTTCACAGTGAGTCAGCAGCCAGCCAGCACCCCTGTAcaaccctgcagctgctgaaactGCCCCTGGCCCCTGAAGTGTGTGGGGCAGAGGAAACACTCACCAAACCACAACGCTGTTCCCTGCAGTGGTGCCCACCAAGGCTTCTCTCAACCCTTCTACTTCAGCAAAGGCTGTCACAGTTTCTTCAGGGGGCATCAGAgactgcctgtccctgctcctgaagGGACACCAGCACATAGAAGAGCAGGTAAAACAGAAAGTGCATGTTTTGGAAGAGGAACACAACACTGTTTCCTCACTGTTATCCCCCCCACCACACGGAGCCCACCCCAAAGCAGCACCCCCAAGCTCACCCCCCTGTCTCTGAGAGTGAAACCATCTCCACTTGCTGCTCCTGcatggtcctgctgctgctcaccagccTCTGGTCCTTCAGTCCAACAACTGCTTTTATATTCCCAGCTTTCACTAGGGAGTGCTCGAATGAGTCGGTCTCAGAAGAATAAAGCAGGAGCCTAAATCAAGAGACAAGCACACAGCATGACAGGAGGAAGCCCCACTCAAATATGGAGTAGCATCTACAGATCAGCCTGTGTTCAACCAgtctgccagctctgagctgaacAAACAGCTATAGTTGATTAAAGTTGATTTTTAGAAATCCCTTCCAGATTTTCCAACTGTTAAAGCAACTGAGAAAATGCCACATTAgtaaaaagataatttcaaTCACTTCTCACAAGAAGTTGAGCTGCAACTACTCAGGGTGCAAAGCACTAGTAAGAAATAATACAAAACCTTATTTCTCCaatctccagctctcccagtgctACACACACAAGGTTACAGGTGTCTGGCAGAGGAACAATCTGGATTACAGGAATCTGGGACAACAAAACAAGAATTCAGTGTCACCCACAGTGtccctttattttaattttctacagTGTTTCAAGTAAAATAATGTGGAGTAGAACTGATTTTCAGACTCAAGACGCACACTTAAATGAACAGCTGAACTCTCTGCTGTCTGGTTGCCTAATTAAACAATCCCTGTTGATGCAAGAGACAAAACATATCTCCAGGGACTGTAAGGGGAGAAGGCCCAAGTGAAGTGCAGTCACCATTCTGTGCACGGGGTATTAAATTCCAGTAGGTAACACACAGCCACATAAGCTACAAACTCCTTGACCCTTGGGAACTAACACACGGGGCAATAAAACTTCCCTTAATTCTAGAAATGAGGCTGTGCCATACCTCTCTCAGGTGCCAGGTGTAGACCTTGCCCCAGCAGTCGGGTGCCAGGGGCCGCCAGAGGGACACGGCGCTCTCGGAGGCAGTGACCACTCGCAGCTCCCTGTGGCCAGCTGCTGCCCACCACACCGTGCTCACATCCACAGCACAGGAACACGAGGAATCCTGCCAAGACAaacctctgctgcttttccttcgATAGACAACATTACCTGTTGCATTTTTGTTCACTCGgtcttgcagagctgctgctgccacagtcccaattccctgctgctctcccacctTTAGCTCTGACACAAACTGCAAGCTCTCTTCTCCGGGCCCATCCGGCAGCACTGGACTCAACTGTTCTGCTACATCTTTTTTCTGCATGAACAAAGTAAAGAATGAGGATAAttcaaatttgaaattatattcAGCACCTGTGAGAATGAGGCAGAATTGTTGCATGCAGTCACTCTCATGGAGATACTGCATGCCACTGCCATGACCAATTCAGGACTAGCATGCAGAGAGAACTTTTCCCTCAAGTCAGACAGGACTCTGGGAAAAGGGCATTTGCCCACAAAACCACTGGCTTAGTACCCTTCACAAAGATCCCAGCTTGTTACCTGCTCAGGTGAAGCTCTGCACGACTCCTGCTCTTTGTTCTCTGACTGCTGATGCTCCTCCAAGGACACAGTCTCGCCAGGTTTATTCTCAGGGTctctttcagctgctgcaggaaatgttGTACCTTGCTCCTCCTGGTTTgtggcagcccctgcagcacagctgtcGGGGtgcagtggcacagcagggtctctgagtgccacatccccCAGGaccagggcagctcctctgggggAAGGTGGGGTGGCTGAGGCAGGTACAGGTGTGTCCCCCACTGTGACCTCACTGTGCACTGAAGGTAAAACACCGGGGGTTGCAcccacagcagggaaaacacaCGAGGAAATCTGAGACTCAGGGTGTGTGGCAGCCTCAGCTAAGACAGTCCCCATGGGAGTAAACAGCAATTCATGGGTGGAAAGCTCCATCTTGGACGCTGGGCTTCCCACACAAGGGAGTTCAGGCAATCCAGTTTTGGAAGGCAAAACCAAATTACTTCTGAGATCTTTTCCTTTTGGCATCATTTGTGCATCTGGTGTGTCCTCTGGAGCCACACCATTGCCAGACACAAAATCCTCCAAGTCATTCACAGGGGAAGACTTCAATTTCTCCAGTTTCAGTATTCCAAATTCCTCGTTTGGTAAGTGGAAGTCCCTGATGCCCAGCTGAGGAATCAGCCACTGGAGGCTGTGAAAGGAGAAGAGGGAGCCACGAGTGTCGGGGTGCACAGCAGGCAGCCCAAGGGCAGCAGGACCCTGTGAACCCATGGGACAGCTctgtcctctgctgctgccatctAAACACAAGAATACAAGACAGAACATCACGTCATAAAATAACCAGCAACTTGCCTTTTCAGAATCTCTCATGAAGGGTGTCttggatttaaaagaaaatcaaaactccATATTCATCTTAATCCAGAGAAATGGCACTTTTCTGGAAAGACACTACACCCTGCAGTTACTCTGTGTCTCTGGATCAAGCCTTCAGCTCAAAGACCACCACCAAAGCCTGACAGATATGCCTGAGTGCTCAGTCACTTTGGTTTAATGGTTTTCTCCCAACACTTTCTCTTTTCACAATATTCACAGACcctcagaaagaagaaaataatcataAGCATGCAGACTCAGTTGGAGGAGCAGATGGACATCCACTTGCTGGCAAACCAGCCCTAGTGTTCACCACCTTCACTCCAACAGCAAGGGCAGCTCAGTAAGCTCCCAGCCTTGCTCCTCCTCTGTTCATTCCCTGCAGAAGTTTCTGGAATTGTTAAAGGAATCACAAtgatctattaaaaaaataaaattctaatttttagAAGAATAATAGTTAACCCCTCTCGTACTTCCTTGACTAAACACAGCAGGGTGTGAACAGCAGGGCCTGCACTCCCAGGGATGTTCCCTGCCTTGGGGATTGGGCATTCTGGGGAGTTTCTATGTGAGGAAGTACCTGGTGAGCCTGCGTGGGCCCCGTGCCTGGCAGAGCAGCGCAGGGAGCGGCGCACAGGGACGCTGACCGCGgggagctgcccagccccacgGGCTCCTCGCTGCCTCCTCACACGCTGCACGGGATGTTTGTGTCCCTCACACACAGGAGCGCTGCCTTCCCCATCTCCCACACGGCTGGCAGCAGTGTCACTCCCTGGGCTCAGAGAGTCGCTGCTGTGGAGGGGG contains:
- the PALB2 gene encoding partner and localizer of BRCA2 encodes the protein MEGPPAAAALSGADKEKLREKLALLRQEYSETVIRLRRARRAERARSHGRRDRSPGGNRGEREAPGSRDNTSPSADRGGPSQLQTKACSEADTEDTRSVTVKHVPEFCSDEVSPQDSSRAESFQASQENLCCGIIRPVPVEKKPQTSRGMMKLRRRMKALESKEREPVHDVHLTSAGEMMKNQIASAEELQSPVFRRSSLSHSEEPAQRAPGALLVQGEGNNFTPDAPSGLVQDVFEGSVTAQEPEPSPHALRDSRDVWQPESSGAVATPDGREPCSQHGRSVLPDPRGDGGEESPSVIKQLKGQSLCEGQGELHGLLDVMSENEILLDSRNNTTTEENKNHEGHQGDPNALNPCPADNALDNAEELLENEQAEGQSGLSPPEQAAAPEGTLSSCTVVEGLLFPVEYYVRTTRRMSNCQRKVDLDAVILSQLGRSKKGQRGKCKQKDANPNQPSQERAEGDLEPGVVPFPFLGAENNQANSSSSQKSLPASGSSSSSSTSLTSISQKSIPSTRQEQRQSQRKQKGRRKSACKAPMHPASQELIESQDPTVANGSSAVLSNESQSEKENCDANLERSSLEERRLCGAAALGSAGTGVPGATQPECPDPALDGSQVPGKCHKALLERVQNPLHSSDSLSPGSDTAASRVGDGEGSAPVCEGHKHPVQRVRRQRGARGAGQLPAVSVPVRRSLRCSARHGAHAGSPDGSSRGQSCPMGSQGPAALGLPAVHPDTRGSLFSFHSLQWLIPQLGIRDFHLPNEEFGILKLEKLKSSPVNDLEDFVSGNGVAPEDTPDAQMMPKGKDLRSNLVLPSKTGLPELPCVGSPASKMELSTHELLFTPMGTVLAEAATHPESQISSCVFPAVGATPGVLPSVHSEVTVGDTPVPASATPPSPRGAALVLGDVALRDPAVPLHPDSCAAGAATNQEEQGTTFPAAAERDPENKPGETVSLEEHQQSENKEQESCRASPEQKKDVAEQLSPVLPDGPGEESLQFVSELKDSSCSCAVDVSTVWWAAAGHRELRVVTASESAVSLWRPLAPDCWGKVYTWHLREIPVIQIVPLPDTCNLVCVALGELEIGEIRLLLYSSETDSFEHSLVKAGNIKAVVGLKDQRLVSSSRTMQEQQVEMVSLSETGGSRDRQSLMPPEETVTAFAEVEGLREALVGTTAGNSVVVWNLKTGQLLRKMHVGYSYPASICHRAYSDSGLLFVVLSHPHAKEGESCGSPAFRVVAFNPRSGRSAGVMFSCLPPGPAGRYLEGDVWDTAGAAVLTSGAVAVWDLLRGRCTAVLPAGPAGRWALTRWASGGAGLLAGRCNGTVHLYRYRYQPGVA